AAAAAATTCTGGACATCACATTGCAAGGAAACCGctaatgtatgtgtatgtaatgGAGTATATAAAAGGCCTTATTTGATTCAACACCAATCAAAAAGCTTCATCTATGAGATGGAACTACAGCCTCTGAATCTAAACTTGCCCCAGGCAACGTTAAAGCTTCAACATTCAACAAGGAACCAGCTGTGCCTCTATAACATCTAACAGGACACTGTATTTAACTATCAACTTTGAATGCTGGACACTATTAGCTGTCCCACTCATATCCACTCACTGATCTGTGAAATCAACAACTTTCTTCAACGACCATCAACTGACAGGTGAGCTAGATAGAGACGAGGctagaaaacaaaatgaagaaaagggaAGATGCTTCTTGTTAAAAGCACATTCGAATTACAACCCTGCTCCCTCTCTGATTTTCCTCTTCAAACTGTCCCTTAtgtaaatacacatacatacacatgcacacacacacacacacacgcacgcacacactcacgcacacacacaaacacacgcacacgcacacgtcTGCAGTGTGGAAGGATTGTGTGGGGGTGGGACTATCGATAAGGGGGTTCTGGCGTGTGGTAAGGGTAATCATGGCGCTGGGGCATGGTTTGCCCGTGTGCGGGTGTCTGCTCATACGGTGTGGATGCGGAGTAGCTTCCCGCTGCTGCGTAAGCTCCGGATGAATCATATGCTCGCGATGCCCCGTAGCCTCTTGATGCGTCATAACCCGCCGAGGCATCGTAGTTTCCAGATGAAGCGTTGTAGCTCCCTGATGAGGCGTCATAGCCCTCCGATGAGGCGCCGTAACTTCCCGTAGCATCATATGTTCCTGGTGGTGGGTACGCTCCTGATGAGGCGTACGTTGGGGGTGCCGCATATGTCCCTGGGGGTGCAGGGGCTGTGGTGGAGGCCTGTGCGGTGgtcggtggtggtggtggaggtggtggaggaggaggagggttggtGTAGGCATACTGGAGGTACTGATACTGTTGCTGGTACTGTTGATACTGTTGGTACTGATGCATTTGCTGGTAGTACTCTGAGTAAGACCTGGAGTGCAGGAAGAGATAACAATAGAGACAAAGCCAAATTAAGTCTAAGAAACACATGAATTAAACTACAAGTggatgtttttcattgtttacaaGAGCTATATAAATTAACTTTATCattaatatgtgtaaaaaatgaaacCGGTATAACAtgcttttccactttttttaaTACCACGCTGTGTTTATAAAGCCATGTGTTGTTCTGCTTCTATCCTATCATTAAATCCTATCAGGTGTTATGTGTACCTAGCAACAGGATCTGACCCTTCAGTAGTTGTAGTGGCAGCCGGAGGTTCTTCAGGTCCTCCAGGTGGTGTCGGCAGCAGGGCTCGGCGCTTGGTTCGTATCTGAGCAAAGGAACCGGGAACCGGGTCTGGGAGAAGGGGGGCTCTGTTCCCTCTGATTGGGCTGCGGTCACGCTCATTATCTGTAGCTGCTGCCTTTCTCCCTGCCTGCTGCTCTGCCAGAACCTTTCATTCAAAAGAAGTCAGTTAATATGCACGAAGGATACGACACTGTtagaaacacaaatatacacaaggaGAAGAATATTGTATATgttactaaaataaatgttaaagcaCCTTCTGTCCCTCCTGAAAGAACTTGGCTCTTGCTGCCTCAAAAAGTGTTGTTGGATCTGGCCCAGTCTGAGGCTCCACTTCTGGAGCAACGGGGGCATTTGCTGCAGAGTTGTGATTGGTGATATCTTGGTACACCTGGTCAGCAACAGATCCATACACCTGGCTGGCAAGTGCGCCGTATATCACGCCATCAGCACCTTTAGCACTTGTAATGCCCTTCAGGGCAGCATAGGTGGGGTCAAAGGATGTGGTGTTGTAGAATGAGTTATGGACACTTTGTTGAACCTGCAAAGAAAAATTGGagacactgacatttaaaactCTGACATGGAAATTGTGAGAGTTATGTTAGAAATGATATttctatataaaaaaacaagtctgtcagaaaaaaaaagacatttgagagTGCTCATAAATTCATGAGCTGCTGTATTTTATCTATACTTATCTCAGTTTCCAGAGTTCATAAGTGAAGACTGTGGTCTCCTGCTAGAGAATTAACTTACTTGTATTGGTAGTCCAGcggcagctgcagcagctgctgctaGCACAGCTGCTTGACTCTGGTGATGCTCTAGTGAGGGAGGTGGTCGGGGAAGAAGACCCTCTCTGCCACCTGCCAGGAGAAGGGTGAAGAAAATATGAGAACATGAGTTGTTTTTTGCCATTTTATGACATgcaaaacacttttaaacaCATGGATTCTCCATCTCCACCTGCTGCTACACCGCCTGAATTTCCAGCCGATGCAATCTGGTTGATCAGGGGTTGGGCCTTGGAGAGCTCTACGGCCAGCTGACGGCCCTTGAACATGGTCCCATTGAGTGCATCAATAGCTAGCAAggcttcctccttcctctccataTGAACAAACGCATAGCCAACATTTGAGCATAACCTGGCTGTAGAGTATAGAGGAAGCAGGGAGAATAGTGTTAGCATGACACATTgatttagaaataaaatgcatccatCCCAtgttttcattgtcatttcCTGTTCAGCATTAACAGCAATGATCCCAAAAAAAGTGCTTTAGCAAACACTTCTGTTACTTTATCTTTTCATGAAAACCCCTGGATATATTTACACAGTATCATCTTTATTGACTGAAAGGTGTTCTAACCTTTAACTTTATCACAGTCTAAAACTCTTCCGAAGGTTGAGAACAGCCCATGCAAGTCATCTGCTGAACATGTTGCACTGAGGTTCCCCACAAACACTTTAGTGGAGTTGGGTGGGCGTGCACGCGACTCCTCGACCACAAGCGGTCTGCCTCTGTACTCTTTGCCATCTAGATGCCGTATGGCCCTGTGAGAGTAAGAACAAGGATTATCAATGTGATCATCTGGAGTACAGAAAGAACATCAAGTCTCTTCAGTTAATAAGGTCACAATACTGTTGTCCAGCTCTGGTGCAGCTCTAATGTTTCCTAGACCTGTCAATTATATTATGCAACAATGTGGTGAGATATGAAATATGATTCAAGAAGTCCAGTTTGCAAAATTAGACACCAATATGCTGCACAATGGTTTAATACTCTGCAAAAGCGTATAAAAACTCAGGATAGTCATCACTGTAgcaattattttgtatttcattgtaaTAATTGCAGgagtaaaaaatatttaaatcctCACAGTGCATTACCACAAAAGTTTAGTCTGGTGCAACTCTGCAATGTTTTGGCTCACGCCCTCTGTGTTGGCACACCTGTGGTGCAAGACTGAGCTCATTCAAATGTGCGGCctgcatattttttttcacaCGGAGCTGATGTCAGTTTGAAAGCAGTTTAATACAAGTGCTGAAAGCCTCTTTTATGTTTCTGGCAATTCCCTGACACAATCTTTAACACCTCAGACAGAGTTATTTTTCAGTTGTAAAAAGGCTGTTTCACACTGATTACTGAAGTGTTCCATCAAAGATTTACATAAAGCAAGGACTTATTTCTTGGCAAGTTTTAATTAGTGATTTATAAACAACAAGTACACTGGGAAAGTCAAGATGTGAGTAAAGTTATCTTATCTTACaattacaaacacaaagaccataagacacatttttttgtctgtttcactTATTCAAAATtgagttcagtgtgtgtgagtgatttaactgagaaaaatgtggaaatcttgctctgtttttggtccttcctccctgcagctgtcagactgtacaaccaGTACTGCTCCCAGTagacccctcccccccctccccccgaACCTGGGCAATTTGACAAACTGCGCTTTTAATTTTCACTAttgtgcaatattagtatttctgGTATACTACTAATCTCAGTCGAACTGTGCAATATCTATTCATATATGTTTCTtcaaatctgtgcaataacaacgTCAAACTCAGGTaatattatcactcaacaccaatattactcttgtataTAATATTCTGATTATtcgctcttctatttttactgtccactttgctgctgcaataatttaaatttccccattgtgggactaataacaGAATATCTTAACTTATATTTTAGTTTCTGATGAGCAAAACTGGCAAAAAGTTTGGATTTGGGCATTAATACATAATTTGTATATCAAATTTTACTTTCATAATTCCCAAGGTGTGCAACAATATTCCTAATAACCCAATTGACTGATGTTATCTAATGATGGTGAAATGCTGAGACATACCTGTCTGCTGCCCCCTCTCCCTTCAGGGTAACGAAAGCATACTGTCTGAGCAAGGAGCAGGTGTTGATCTCCCCATAAGGTGAAAAGAGCTTGGTTAGCTCTTCATGAGTTGCATCTAAAGGAAGGTTCCCCACAAACAACTTCACGTTCTCACACATCTCTGTAACATCTGCATCTGAAAAAGAGTAAACACGGAGCAAGGAGGATTGTTAAATGTGACACTTCCAAGTTAATTAGTTtgttaatctaaaaaaaaaatacgaCAAGCTGATcataattgattttttattcAGCTGAAGTCATATTGAAGTGATATCGCATCGGGTTATTATATGTAAGATTTTAGTTATTTAATAGTCATTTTGGTGAGAGACGTATCGACGTTAGCTCGGCTGCTATGTTTAGCTAGCTCACTAAATACAATCGTTAGCTTAAGTTTCCCGGCAAAATGATCCAAAGATGTTAAGAGGAAAATCTCTAAACCTGCTGTCAGACGATAAAACACCATACGGTTGTGTTGAAGGAGGCGTGTGGTAAGCTGTAAGCTAACAGCTGGCTAAAAACTACTGCCCATGTCGTTAAACGCCAACATTAAAACGATGTAACAGCTAGCAGGCTAGCATTAGCTAAGCTAGCTAATGCTAAGCTAATTGTTGTATCAGTGTGGTTGTAACCGTTTGATTTCGCTACATGCTGATCACTAGTATGAtatattagtttaaaaaataccCGCTAACCCTGTCGAGTTTTTTTGCTTTAtacaaaagagaagaaaagcatGAATTATCCCAGCATAGTACACAGACTACTTACCCAACGCGGTGCTGGAGCTGGATTTCAAACCTCACTTCCGGCTCCGGTTTGAAGCTTGAAGTTGCAGTTTCATCAAGTTTGCACCAGGTGCTTCACAGACACTAAATGCTATGTTACCCCACTCTCCACTTCCCCcttgtttctttctcctcttcctcaatactattctctcacacacacacacacacacacacacacacacacgcacaaacacacgcacgcacacgcgcacacacacacacacacacacacacgcacactttttgaagatgttttaatgaaacagtttttatttgtaaaatcaTCATGGCACAAAGGTgcatacaaaaataacaattcaTAAACAATgtatatatgaaaatgaaatacataaataaaataaagtgaataaaaggGTTAATTGTTTAAATCATATTCTTCTATAATGCTAAATATTTccactcactgtcacattttttaatttttttaaaagaagaaaaaagaaagaaagaaaagtccTCTCATTCAAAGTAATTTACAGCACTGtaatcacttttttaaaatgattgtacAGAATAGTTACTGTACTTTACAACATGAACTACACCACCTTGAGAAAATAGTTTTCATGTCTTCAGGTGCTGCTAACTTGTCTGCACATCCCAGTTTCTTAAGTTCAATCATTCCATCAAAATAATGCCAGCATGGTCTCCAATTAGTTGATGGAAGACTCCTTCCTCCAAGATAGTAAGTTATGGCTGCACGTATGAAGctggtaataaaaaaacaccagtaATTACACTGAT
This Scomber scombrus chromosome 14, fScoSco1.1, whole genome shotgun sequence DNA region includes the following protein-coding sequences:
- the LOC133994443 gene encoding RNA-binding protein 4-like, whose product is MCENVKLFVGNLPLDATHEELTKLFSPYGEINTCSLLRQYAFVTLKGEGAADRAIRHLDGKEYRGRPLVVEESRARPPNSTKVFVGNLSATCSADDLHGLFSTFGRVLDCDKVKARLCSNVGYAFVHMERKEEALLAIDALNGTMFKGRQLAVELSKAQPLINQIASAGNSGGVAAGGREGLLPRPPPSLEHHQSQAAVLAAAAAAAAGLPIQVQQSVHNSFYNTTSFDPTYAALKGITSAKGADGVIYGALASQVYGSVADQVYQDITNHNSAANAPVAPEVEPQTGPDPTTLFEAARAKFFQEGQKVLAEQQAGRKAAATDNERDRSPIRGNRAPLLPDPVPGSFAQIRTKRRALLPTPPGGPEEPPAATTTTEGSDPVARSYSEYYQQMHQYQQYQQYQQQYQYLQYAYTNPPPPPPPPPPPPTTAQASTTAPAPPGTYAAPPTYASSGAYPPPGTYDATGSYGASSEGYDASSGSYNASSGNYDASAGYDASRGYGASRAYDSSGAYAAAGSYSASTPYEQTPAHGQTMPQRHDYPYHTPEPPYR